The DNA sequence GGTCCTGAGAGTTGATTTCTCGATAGATCGAGTGTCTGAAGGTTCTGAAGATTCCCCCAGCTTGAGGGGATCTCACCAGTAAAATGGTTTCCGGAGAAATATAACTCGGTGAGCGTTTTGAGATGGCCGATGGATGCAGGTAGTCTCCCAGTGAGCTTATTGTTCTCGAGTATCAACCTCTGGATACTGGGTAGCTTCCCTACGGATGCCGGTAAGGAACCACTGAGTTTGTTCTCAGAGAAGCGGCAGAATTGGAGAGAAACAAGGCCCGAAATGGAGGAAGGGATGGATCCAGTCATGCGGTTTTGATTGAGATAGAGCAGAACCAATTGAGATAGACTACCAATGGAGTAAGGAATGCTTCCCGTTATCTGGTTCTCGGACAGGTCCAtgaatttgaggtttttgagGAACCCGATTGTCGCCGGAATACTGCCGGAGAGATAGTTGGAGTGGAGATCGAGGTTAGTCAGTGAAACCATCTTCCCAATTGACCATGGGATGCTACCGGTTAACTGATTCCCCGAGAGGCCCAATTCATTGAGCGACGTCAGCGATTGGAGAGCAGAGGAAGGTATCACACCGGAGAGCTGGTTGTTGCTAAGGTAAAGCTTCTTGAGGTGGACAAGGTTTCGAAACGATGAGGGTATGGAACCGGTGAGACGGTTGGAGTCTAGGAAGAGATAGGTGAGGTGTTGCAGCTTGCCTAGCTCCGGTGGAATAGGTCCCTTCAAGTCCTTGAGATCGCTGAGGTCTAGAATTCGAAGGGAGGAAAGGTCGCCGAGAGTTGACGATAGAGTTCCGGTCATTGAGGCGTCGGTGATTAAATCGTCGCCGGAGAAGAGTCCAGGACGGGAAACGTTGACGACCCTGCCAGTGAAGTCGCAACCAACCCCATCCCAAGTGGTGCAACAATCGGTGGAGGGCTGCCATGTCGACAATAGATTGGAAGGGTCGTGCGTGATCTTGGCCTTGAATGCGAGCAGGGCTGATTGGTCGACGGCATGGCAAGCTTGCGATGGCTGTGattggaaggagaagaagcagagTATGAGGAAGATCAAGATGGTAGTTGTTCTGCTACTGCTACTACTAGGCGATGCCATTGCCTTTCGAATTAGAGAACTGATGATG is a window from the Macadamia integrifolia cultivar HAES 741 chromosome 5, SCU_Mint_v3, whole genome shotgun sequence genome containing:
- the LOC122077757 gene encoding LRR receptor-like serine/threonine-protein kinase GSO1 → MASPSSSSSRTTTILIFLILCFFSFQSQPSQACHAVDQSALLAFKAKITHDPSNLLSTWQPSTDCCTTWDGVGCDFTGRVVNVSRPGLFSGDDLITDASMTGTLSSTLGDLSSLRILDLSDLKDLKGPIPPELGKLQHLTYLFLDSNRLTGSIPSSFRNLVHLKKLYLSNNQLSGVIPSSALQSLTSLNELGLSGNQLTGSIPWSIGKMVSLTNLDLHSNYLSGSIPATIGFLKNLKFMDLSENQITGSIPYSIGSLSQLVLLYLNQNRMTGSIPSSISGLVSLQFCRFSENKLSGSLPASVGKLPSIQRLILENNKLTGRLPASIGHLKTLTELYFSGNHFTGEIPSSWGNLQNLQTLDLSRNQLSGPIPHQLGKLQLLQTLDLSFNPLGLVSIPEWFARLNLFRFMLAGTGIKGQLPKWLSSRSVSVLDLSSNGLTGKLPRWIGNMTNLSFLNLSNNGFHSSIPEEFKNLTLLMDLDLHSNRFNGQLGIIFSKTLSEPLGHFNSIDLSHNMFTGPMDEDVGDKVSMASIETLVLSHNPQIGGSIPASLGKLSGLQVLEMAENGLSGRIPWELGEAKELTSIVLSKNKLNGSIPEKVMRLDKLRVFDVSENRLSGRIPPNKARIPASSFSGNWGLCGAPLTPC